A single window of Granulicella mallensis MP5ACTX8 DNA harbors:
- a CDS encoding outer membrane beta-barrel protein, producing the protein MSAQEQPAPLPESPSSKQAQAAPQSFWGRLDQFYIEDWHGTAPESPAPPRRGLPSPLSSPPFPNSDWSYGGSPVIGEADTNSYPLMTAINGAQSRTKVYGWISPSVNASTSAHGNVPEVDDAYANRIELNQAVLYVERLPNSVQREHVDVGYHLTALYGTDYRFTTNKGYLSSQWIDHNHQYGFDPVLEYLDVYVPKVALGMNIRVGRYISVPGIEAQLTPNNYMFSHSLLYSVDPFTDTGVLATVQLTSQWLVQAGITGGHDIALWAKGSHPSATVCASYTTASTNDNFYLCANGINDGKYAFNNLQQYDGTWYHRFSKTWHTATEAYVMYQRDVPSVGGSIVPEPNTNGATCRPGLQTCFAPEYAVVNYVNKQLSAHDFISFRSDFLNDKKGQRTGVNTKYTENTLLLSHWIGSTIQIRPEIRFDHAWDRDAYDRGTRQSQFTVASDLIFHF; encoded by the coding sequence ATGTCAGCTCAGGAACAACCGGCTCCATTACCGGAGAGCCCTTCTTCAAAACAGGCCCAGGCTGCGCCCCAATCTTTCTGGGGACGGCTCGATCAGTTCTACATCGAAGACTGGCATGGAACGGCTCCTGAAAGTCCTGCGCCACCGCGGCGGGGACTGCCTTCACCGCTCTCGTCGCCGCCTTTCCCAAACTCGGATTGGTCCTATGGCGGTTCGCCGGTGATCGGCGAAGCGGATACGAACAGCTATCCGTTGATGACGGCCATCAACGGCGCGCAGAGCCGGACCAAGGTGTATGGATGGATTTCGCCCTCCGTCAATGCCAGTACCTCGGCGCATGGCAATGTGCCCGAGGTCGATGATGCCTATGCAAACAGGATCGAACTGAACCAGGCGGTGCTCTATGTCGAGCGCCTGCCCAACTCAGTGCAGCGAGAGCATGTGGATGTTGGCTATCACCTGACGGCCCTCTATGGGACGGACTACAGGTTCACCACCAACAAGGGCTATTTGAGCAGCCAGTGGATCGACCACAACCATCAATATGGCTTCGATCCGGTGCTTGAGTACCTCGACGTGTATGTGCCAAAGGTTGCGCTGGGAATGAACATCCGCGTAGGGCGCTACATCTCCGTCCCCGGCATCGAGGCCCAGCTTACGCCGAACAACTATATGTTCAGCCACTCCCTGCTGTATTCAGTCGATCCGTTTACGGACACGGGAGTCCTCGCCACGGTGCAGTTGACCAGCCAATGGCTGGTGCAGGCGGGCATCACCGGCGGCCACGATATTGCACTATGGGCGAAGGGCTCGCACCCTTCGGCAACCGTTTGCGCCAGCTACACCACGGCTTCGACCAACGACAACTTTTATCTCTGCGCCAACGGCATCAACGACGGCAAGTACGCCTTCAACAACCTGCAGCAGTACGACGGCACTTGGTACCACCGGTTCTCGAAGACCTGGCACACGGCAACGGAAGCCTATGTGATGTATCAGCGCGATGTACCGAGCGTCGGCGGATCGATTGTCCCCGAGCCCAACACGAATGGGGCGACCTGCAGGCCGGGCCTGCAAACCTGCTTCGCTCCGGAGTATGCGGTCGTGAACTATGTGAATAAGCAGTTGTCGGCACATGATTTCATCTCCTTTCGCAGCGACTTTCTCAACGATAAGAAAGGCCAGCGGACCGGTGTAAACACGAAGTACACAGAGAACACGTTGTTGCTGAGCCATTGGATCGGGTCGACGATTCAGATCCGCCCGGAGATTCGATTCGACCACGCGTGGGATCGCGACGCCTACGACCGTGGAACCCGGCAGAGCCAGTTCACGGTGGCCAGTGACCTGATATTCCATTTCTGA
- the kdpF gene encoding K(+)-transporting ATPase subunit F: MIETILLDLVILGLLIYLVYALLQPEKF; this comes from the coding sequence ATGATCGAAACGATTTTGCTTGACCTGGTCATTCTCGGCCTTCTCATTTATCTCGTCTACGCGCTTCTACAGCCAGAAAAGTTTTAA
- the kdpA gene encoding potassium-transporting ATPase subunit KdpA produces MTANGWFQILLFFALVLVCAKPVGVYMARVFEREKTFLDVVFRPLERLVYKLTGIDETREMRWTEYSIAMLVFSLVTLIATYAIERLQHILPLNPQHLAAVPSDLAWNTAVSFTTNTNWQSYVPETTMSYLTQMLTLAYHNFFSAAVGMALAVALLRGISRRESKTLGNFWVDTTRASLWVLLPACFVYALLLVSQGVVQNFRPYDQAKLVQPMTVTTTGADGKATTQTVTTQSIAQGPVASQEAIKMLGTNGGGFFNTNSAHPFENPTPFSNFLEMFSIFVIPAGFTVMLGKMTKSPAHGWAVFAAMSALFFAGVLVAYYAEAQPNPLLHSAAMHIDQHTTAMQPGGNMEGKEVRFGIANSALFATVTTDASCGAVNAMHDSFMPLGGLVPLVNIMLGEVIFGGVGAGMYGMLIFVVLAVFIAGLMVGRTPEYLGKKIESYDVKMAMLYTLIFPLSILGFSAVTLMMPSLGLSALANGGPHGLSEILYAFTSATGNNGSAFAGLSANTHWYNLSLGFAMLIGRFLMAIPVLAIAGNLARKKLVPPSPGTFPVHTPLFTILLIGTILIVGALTFFPALSLGPVLEHLLLHAGKAY; encoded by the coding sequence ATGACCGCCAACGGCTGGTTTCAGATACTCCTCTTCTTCGCCCTTGTACTCGTATGCGCAAAACCTGTCGGCGTGTACATGGCGCGCGTCTTCGAGCGGGAGAAGACCTTTCTCGACGTCGTTTTTCGCCCCCTTGAGCGTCTTGTTTACAAGCTGACCGGTATCGATGAGACGCGCGAGATGCGCTGGACCGAGTACTCGATTGCGATGCTTGTCTTCAGCCTTGTCACCTTGATCGCCACCTATGCGATCGAGCGCTTGCAGCATATTCTGCCGCTTAATCCGCAGCATCTTGCAGCCGTCCCGTCCGACCTGGCCTGGAATACCGCAGTCTCGTTCACAACCAACACCAACTGGCAGTCCTACGTCCCCGAGACGACGATGAGCTATCTCACCCAGATGCTCACGCTCGCGTACCACAACTTCTTCTCGGCGGCGGTGGGCATGGCGTTGGCGGTAGCGCTTCTCCGCGGCATCTCGCGCCGTGAGTCGAAGACGCTCGGTAACTTCTGGGTCGATACGACGCGCGCTTCTCTCTGGGTTCTGCTGCCTGCCTGCTTCGTCTATGCGCTTCTGCTGGTCTCGCAGGGTGTGGTGCAGAACTTCCGCCCGTACGATCAGGCGAAGCTTGTGCAACCGATGACGGTAACAACGACCGGCGCGGATGGCAAGGCCACGACGCAGACAGTTACGACGCAGAGCATCGCGCAAGGGCCGGTCGCTTCTCAGGAAGCCATCAAGATGCTGGGCACCAACGGCGGCGGCTTCTTCAATACCAACAGCGCTCATCCGTTTGAGAATCCGACACCGTTCTCCAACTTCCTGGAGATGTTTTCCATCTTCGTTATCCCCGCCGGCTTCACGGTCATGCTCGGCAAGATGACGAAGTCGCCGGCCCACGGTTGGGCGGTGTTCGCTGCCATGTCGGCCCTCTTCTTCGCGGGTGTCCTGGTTGCGTACTACGCAGAGGCCCAGCCGAATCCGCTGCTGCACTCTGCCGCAATGCACATCGACCAGCACACCACGGCGATGCAGCCCGGCGGCAATATGGAAGGCAAAGAGGTTCGCTTCGGTATTGCGAACTCCGCGCTCTTCGCCACCGTTACGACGGATGCAAGCTGCGGCGCGGTCAATGCGATGCACGACTCCTTTATGCCGCTCGGCGGCCTGGTTCCTCTCGTCAACATCATGCTGGGTGAGGTGATCTTCGGAGGCGTTGGTGCTGGAATGTACGGCATGCTGATCTTCGTGGTGCTGGCGGTATTTATCGCGGGCCTCATGGTCGGACGCACACCCGAGTATCTCGGCAAGAAGATCGAGTCCTATGACGTGAAGATGGCGATGCTCTACACGCTCATCTTCCCGCTTTCGATCCTCGGCTTCTCCGCTGTGACGCTGATGATGCCGAGCCTTGGTCTGAGCGCGCTGGCAAACGGCGGTCCTCACGGACTTTCGGAGATCCTGTATGCCTTCACCTCGGCGACCGGTAATAACGGGTCGGCCTTTGCGGGCCTGAGCGCGAACACGCACTGGTACAACCTCTCGCTGGGGTTTGCGATGTTGATCGGCCGCTTCCTGATGGCTATTCCAGTGCTGGCTATCGCCGGCAACCTGGCGCGCAAGAAGCTTGTTCCACCTTCTCCTGGAACCTTTCCGGTGCATACGCCGCTGTTCACGATCCTGCTGATCGGCACGATCCTGATCGTTGGCGCGTTGACCTTCTTCCCGGCGCTTTCGCTTGGCCCGGTTCTCGAGCACCTTCTCCTTCACGCTGGCAAGGCCTACTAA
- the kdpB gene encoding potassium-transporting ATPase subunit KdpB, with protein sequence MANTRKRSLWDTKIVGRALHDAFVKLNPRTMMKNPVMFVVEIGSVITTIYTVRDLIQAHHALRFDLQITLWLWFTVLFANFAEAMAEGRGKAQADALRKAKSDTIAIRLRADGTTEEVPSLNLRSGDVCLITAGSMIPGDGEIIEGVASVDESAITGESAPVIREAGGDRSAVTGGTRVLSDEIKVRITSNPGETFLDRMIALVEGAERQKTPNEIALNILLAGLTIIFLLAVVTLQPIAIYSTAPQSVFVLISLLICLIPTTIGGLLSAIGIAGMDRLVQYNVLAMSGRAVEAAGDVNTLLLDKTGTITLGNRQAAAFIPAPGVSKDQLADAAQFSSLPDETPEGRSIVVLAKELYGLRGRELHDLQAEFVPFSATTRMSGVNMEGRIIRKGSTDAIARFLQERGGSLPDQVRIDVETVARSGGTPLVVAENRQALGVIHLKDIVKGGMKERFAQLRAMGIKTIMITGDNPLTAAAIAREAGVDDFLAEAKPKDKMDLIKREQAEGKLVAMTGDGTNDAPALAQADVGVAMNTGTQAAKEAGNMVDLDSNPTKLIEIVEIGKQLLMTRGALTTFSIANDVAKYFAIIPAMFAATFPVLGALNIMHLKTPESAILSAVIFNALIIVGLIPLALRGVSYKAMSAEALLRRNLLIYGVGGLIAPFLGIKIIDLIITAIHLA encoded by the coding sequence ATGGCAAATACCCGTAAGCGTTCACTCTGGGATACAAAGATCGTTGGCCGCGCCCTTCACGATGCCTTCGTCAAATTGAATCCCCGCACGATGATGAAAAATCCGGTGATGTTCGTCGTTGAGATCGGCAGTGTGATCACGACGATCTACACCGTCCGCGACCTCATCCAGGCGCACCACGCACTTCGCTTCGATCTGCAGATCACTCTCTGGCTGTGGTTCACCGTGCTCTTCGCCAACTTTGCCGAGGCGATGGCCGAAGGCCGCGGCAAGGCTCAGGCCGATGCACTGCGCAAAGCGAAGTCCGATACCATCGCGATCCGCCTGCGTGCCGATGGCACGACGGAAGAGGTCCCAAGCCTCAACCTCCGTTCGGGCGATGTCTGCCTCATCACAGCAGGCTCGATGATTCCCGGTGACGGCGAGATTATTGAGGGCGTCGCCTCCGTCGATGAGTCGGCGATTACGGGTGAGTCCGCGCCGGTTATTCGTGAGGCTGGCGGCGACCGCTCGGCTGTGACCGGTGGCACGCGCGTGTTGTCGGACGAGATCAAGGTCCGCATCACATCGAATCCTGGCGAGACGTTCCTCGATCGCATGATCGCGCTCGTAGAAGGCGCGGAGCGTCAGAAGACCCCCAACGAGATTGCGTTGAACATTCTTCTCGCAGGTCTCACGATCATCTTCCTGCTCGCAGTGGTTACGCTGCAGCCGATCGCGATTTACTCCACGGCACCGCAGTCCGTCTTCGTTCTGATCTCCCTGCTTATCTGCCTGATCCCGACGACCATCGGCGGCCTGCTTTCGGCCATCGGTATTGCAGGCATGGATCGCCTGGTGCAGTACAACGTTCTGGCGATGTCTGGCCGTGCGGTGGAAGCTGCAGGCGACGTCAACACACTGCTGCTCGACAAGACCGGAACCATCACGCTCGGCAACCGCCAGGCGGCTGCGTTTATCCCCGCTCCGGGCGTCAGCAAAGACCAGCTAGCCGATGCCGCGCAGTTCTCTTCGCTGCCGGACGAGACTCCCGAAGGCCGCAGCATCGTTGTGCTCGCCAAGGAACTCTACGGCCTGCGCGGTCGCGAACTCCACGACCTGCAGGCGGAGTTCGTTCCCTTCTCCGCCACGACTCGCATGTCGGGCGTGAACATGGAAGGCCGCATCATTCGCAAGGGCTCCACGGACGCCATCGCGCGCTTCCTGCAGGAACGCGGCGGCTCGCTGCCCGACCAGGTTCGCATCGATGTCGAAACCGTGGCACGCTCCGGCGGCACGCCGCTCGTAGTCGCGGAGAACCGCCAGGCCCTCGGTGTGATTCACTTGAAGGACATCGTCAAGGGCGGCATGAAGGAGCGCTTTGCGCAGCTTCGTGCGATGGGCATCAAGACCATCATGATCACCGGCGACAACCCGCTGACCGCGGCGGCCATCGCTCGCGAAGCTGGTGTCGACGACTTTCTTGCCGAGGCCAAGCCCAAGGACAAGATGGACCTCATCAAGCGCGAGCAGGCCGAGGGCAAGCTCGTCGCGATGACGGGCGACGGCACCAATGACGCTCCCGCGCTCGCACAGGCCGATGTAGGCGTCGCAATGAACACCGGTACGCAAGCTGCCAAGGAAGCCGGCAACATGGTGGACCTGGATTCCAATCCCACCAAGCTCATCGAGATCGTTGAGATCGGCAAGCAGCTCCTGATGACGCGCGGCGCGCTCACGACGTTCTCGATTGCCAACGACGTTGCGAAGTACTTCGCCATCATTCCGGCGATGTTTGCAGCAACGTTCCCGGTGCTCGGCGCGCTCAACATCATGCACCTGAAGACACCGGAGTCTGCGATTCTCTCCGCCGTGATCTTCAACGCGCTCATTATCGTTGGGTTGATTCCGCTGGCGCTGCGTGGCGTGAGCTACAAGGCTATGTCGGCTGAGGCGCTGCTGCGCCGCAACCTGCTCATCTACGGCGTCGGAGGTTTGATCGCGCCGTTCCTGGGTATCAAGATCATCGACTTAATCATTACCGCCATCCATCTGGCATAA
- the kdpC gene encoding potassium-transporting ATPase subunit KdpC: protein MRRNVVTAILYTLVTTIIFGVAYPLLVTGAAQLLFKDKANGQLISENGTVVGSHLLGQSFTTPAYFHSRPSQAGNGYDAANSSGSNYAPTSQKLIDRVKTDVTAANTDHPGTEVPVDLVTASGSGLDPDITPAAAEYQVARVAKERHLSESAVHDLVAKHTQARQFGVLGEPRVNVLELNLDLDHAAPQGTMK, encoded by the coding sequence ATGCGACGCAATGTTGTCACCGCTATCCTCTACACACTTGTTACGACGATTATCTTTGGCGTAGCGTATCCTCTCCTGGTCACCGGCGCCGCGCAGCTTCTGTTCAAGGACAAGGCAAACGGCCAGCTCATCTCAGAGAATGGAACCGTTGTAGGCTCCCATCTCCTGGGTCAGTCCTTCACCACCCCGGCATACTTTCATTCGCGTCCGTCACAGGCAGGAAATGGGTATGATGCGGCCAATTCGAGCGGTTCGAACTATGCGCCGACCAGCCAAAAACTTATCGATCGCGTAAAGACGGATGTCACTGCTGCGAATACAGATCATCCGGGCACCGAGGTTCCTGTCGATCTGGTTACGGCGTCCGGCTCGGGCCTTGATCCTGACATTACACCGGCGGCAGCAGAGTACCAGGTGGCTCGTGTGGCGAAGGAGCGGCATCTCTCGGAGAGTGCTGTGCACGATCTGGTAGCGAAGCACACACAGGCCCGCCAGTTCGGCGTGTTGGGCGAGCCCCGCGTCAATGTGCTGGAGCTCAACCTGGATCTCGATCACGCGGCGCCTCAGGGAACCATGAAGTAG
- a CDS encoding immunoglobulin domain-containing family protein, producing MSFDLYLFRFKAGEGATADKKVVLSLLQQHCKDGCDKFATYSATLPDNSHIEVRAKGLESDEIFSSCFCSLRSFSPAVIRFVYDIAKAADLVIFNAQGMADDASNPMVILTEEAQARELPKDVGSHPALCSSPEHLGQLLGIGIGTWAGHRDQVVEAHR from the coding sequence GTGAGTTTTGATCTGTATCTCTTTCGATTCAAGGCTGGGGAAGGTGCGACAGCCGACAAGAAGGTCGTGCTGTCGTTACTGCAGCAGCATTGCAAGGATGGTTGCGATAAGTTCGCAACCTACTCCGCAACCCTCCCCGATAACTCGCATATCGAGGTTCGAGCGAAGGGCCTGGAGAGTGACGAGATTTTCAGCAGTTGCTTCTGCAGCCTGCGCAGCTTTTCTCCTGCGGTCATCCGCTTCGTTTATGACATCGCTAAAGCAGCGGATCTCGTCATTTTCAACGCGCAGGGGATGGCAGACGATGCTTCGAATCCCATGGTGATTCTGACAGAGGAGGCGCAGGCGCGGGAGCTGCCGAAGGATGTAGGTTCGCATCCCGCGCTCTGTTCATCGCCGGAGCACCTGGGGCAGTTGCTGGGCATAGGTATTGGGACGTGGGCTGGACACCGCGACCAGGTGGTTGAAGCACATCGTTAG